The following DNA comes from Burkholderia sp. HI2500.
CTGGTTGCGGCGCTGCGCGTCGGCCTGCTGGACGAAGAAGCCGCCGAAGCCGTCCGTGCCGCCGAAATCGGCGGTGACGACCGCTTCGATCGACACGTTCTGGCCGGCGAGCGGCGACGGCGCGCCCGGCCCCTGGATATCGGCGATCGGCGTCGTGCTGCCGCCGCAGTTCGGGCTGACGGGCGCGGCCGTGGCGGCGAAAACCGGCGCAGCGAGCGTCGGGAGCAGCAATAGCGGGGTGAAGAGGCGGATTGTCGAGCGCATGACGGGGAATCCCGGTTGTGAGGGTGGCGAAAGCTTAGCGGCGCTCAATGACAGTTTTTGGTAATCGAAAGACAGGCGGATGTAATTGTCGTCATCACGCCGCGATCGCCGTCGAGCGTGCGTTTACGCCTGAAAAGCGGGGCAATCGTCTGATGAAAATCCACCATGCCCGTGACGATTGCCCCGCGTGGTCTTGCTGCGCGGCTCCGCGCTGTCTCGCTACACCGTGCCCGGCAACGCGCTCGACACAAGCACGGCCGCGACCATCAGCACGCCGCCGAGTACGACCGCCTCGATCCGCAGCACTGTGCCGAATCGTTTCAGCGAACCAGCCGGCATCGAGGCGGCCGGATCCTTCAACGCAGCCAGCAACGTTGGCATCCCGAAGAAGCGATTGTGTCCGCCGAGCGCCGCCGCGATCAGCACGAGCGCGAGCTTCAGCAGCAGGATCTGCCCGTACGTCGATGCGAGCAGATTGGCGGGCGTATCGACGCCGCGCCAGCCGTTGTACGCACCGGTCGCGAACAGCACGATCAACGCGTAAGTCGATGCATCGGACAGCGACTGCACGAACGATGCGCCGGTCGTGCGTTCGCTTGCGGGCATCGTGGCAAGCCTCGGCATCACGCTGAATGCCGTCACGAGCACGAGCCCGACCCATGCGCTGATCGCCAGCAGATGCAGCCAGTCGATCCACACCGGCACGCTGAACAATCCGGCATCCACCGGATGTCCGCCGTTGCTGCGTGCGAGCGCGACGCAGGCCAGCGCGGCCCACATCGCAAACGGCCAGCGCGACGCGTTCGCGTGCCGGACGAACGACAGCACCACGACAACGAGCATGAACACCGCGCCGGCCAGCCACGCATGACCGAACCCGGTGCCCGCGAGCATCGCGCAGACGGCCGGCCCCGCTTCGAGCAACGACACCTCGCTCATCAGCGCGCAGTGCGCCCAGAACGCGGTGACGCTTGCGAGCAGCGAGATGACGGACGCGATGCGCAGCGTCGCGACGAGCCGCCGCCCGATGCCGTGCTGCCACGCCGACGCGCCGCGCGCGAGCCAGTGGCGGCCGAGCAGCGCGCCGATGACGACGGCGAACCCGGCGTTCTGGATCGCCACCGATACCAGCCGCAGGAGACCGATGAAACCGTCGTTCACCCCTTCACCCTGAACGTATAGGTGCCTTTCGTGCGATGCGCGTCGGCCGTCATCGCCACCCACTGCACCGTGTACGCGCCGGGCGCGAGCTTCGGCATCGCGACGGTCATCACGCGCGGGTTCGCCGCATCGACCTTCGCCTTGTCCTGCGTGACGGCGTTGCCGTTCGCATCCGATACCTTCACCGAGCTGAACGCCGGTTCGAGGTCTTCATTGAAGGTGAGCCGCACCGTGTCGGGCGCGGTGTCGACCGTGCTGCCTGTCGCCGGTGCCGCGCTTTCCAGCTTGCCGTGCGCGGATGCCGCGATCGGTGCGGCGGCGAGCATCGCACCGGTCGCGACGATCGCGGCCAGCCGCGTGAGGGTCGTGATCTTCATGTGCACGCTCCGCGTCACGGCTTCTTCAGCTCGACGACGGTCAGCGCACCGTCCACGTCTTCCGCGACGAAGTCGATCTTGTCGCCCGCTTTCACCTGCGACAGCATCGCCGGGTCCTTCACCTTGAACACCATCGTCATCGCGTCCATCCCGAGGTTTTCGAGCGGGCCGTGCTTGATCGTCAGCTTGCCGGCGGCCGTGTCGACCTTGCGGATTTCGCCGTGCGACATGCGCTGCGCCGCCGCGGCTTCCTGCTTCGCACCGCCGCTCATGTCCATGCCGGCCATGTCGCCGGCCGCGTACGATGCGCCGGAAAACACCAGTGCACACCCCATTGCCATCGAAACCAGTCCCTTCTTCATCGTGTCGACTCCCAGTGAATGAAACGAAACCGGCGGC
Coding sequences within:
- a CDS encoding CopD family protein; translation: MNDGFIGLLRLVSVAIQNAGFAVVIGALLGRHWLARGASAWQHGIGRRLVATLRIASVISLLASVTAFWAHCALMSEVSLLEAGPAVCAMLAGTGFGHAWLAGAVFMLVVVVLSFVRHANASRWPFAMWAALACVALARSNGGHPVDAGLFSVPVWIDWLHLLAISAWVGLVLVTAFSVMPRLATMPASERTTGASFVQSLSDASTYALIVLFATGAYNGWRGVDTPANLLASTYGQILLLKLALVLIAAALGGHNRFFGMPTLLAALKDPAASMPAGSLKRFGTVLRIEAVVLGGVLMVAAVLVSSALPGTV
- the copC gene encoding copper homeostasis periplasmic binding protein CopC, giving the protein MKITTLTRLAAIVATGAMLAAAPIAASAHGKLESAAPATGSTVDTAPDTVRLTFNEDLEPAFSSVKVSDANGNAVTQDKAKVDAANPRVMTVAMPKLAPGAYTVQWVAMTADAHRTKGTYTFRVKG
- a CDS encoding copper-binding protein — encoded protein: MKKGLVSMAMGCALVFSGASYAAGDMAGMDMSGGAKQEAAAAQRMSHGEIRKVDTAAGKLTIKHGPLENLGMDAMTMVFKVKDPAMLSQVKAGDKIDFVAEDVDGALTVVELKKP